The following are encoded together in the Cicer arietinum cultivar CDC Frontier isolate Library 1 chromosome 2, Cicar.CDCFrontier_v2.0, whole genome shotgun sequence genome:
- the LOC101490894 gene encoding uncharacterized protein, producing the protein MAHPLEECFLNNEPLKVLFDTGASHSFISIKYVLRLGLKLTEITPPMVVSTTAESSVETSYVCKSCHLIVFDRVYPIDLFFLPLKGMDAILGMDWLSANRVLVDCEENILYFRPAILSRNETDSILLPSVSNLLQCLCSGGQGFLLTSSSDSGPKLDVATIPVVNEFLDVFPEDVVCLPLEREI; encoded by the coding sequence ATGGCACACCCACTGGAAGAGTGTTTTCTAAATAATGAACCtttaaaagtattgtttgacACAGGTGCTTCTCATTCCTTTATATCCATTAAGTATGTTTTACGCTTAGGTCTCAAATTAACTGAAATTACACCTCCCATGGTTGTCTCTACAACGGCTGAGAGTAGTGTCGAAACCTCTTATGTTTGTAAGAGTTGTCATCTCATTGTATTTGATAGAGTCTatccaattgatttgttttttctaCCTTTGAAAGGAATGGATGCCATCTTAGGAATGGATTGGCTTTCAGCTAATCGTGTACTTGTAGATtgtgaagaaaatattttgtattttcgtCCTGCTATATTAAGTAGAAATGAAACTGATTCCATTCTACTTCCTAGTGTGTCTAACCTCTTACAATGCCTATGTAGTGGGGGTCAAGGTTTTCTACTAACATCATCTTCAGATTCGGGACCTAAACTTGATGTCGCTACAATTCCAGTTGTGAATGAATTTTTAGACGTCTTCCCAGAAGATGTAGTATGCCTACCTCTAGAGAGGGAGATATAG